In a genomic window of Nocardiopsis mwathae:
- a CDS encoding ATP-binding protein, translated as MGTANPTATDAFTNARTEAFTTGFELKRYRTEGSYRYELRNARTKQLHPFNHLSEVISFLQHPELPHRTDPRTYALDLPGEEQSAGQAREFVHRKARGIGTASRPIRQVTGELVANALRHSRSGQAEGCIALRLTLHPEKVRVEVTDDGPAAPGDVPQVQLFDPDRQSGRGLMLVEAFTLGRWGFHRRPDGGTTVWAEVPR; from the coding sequence ATGGGTACCGCGAACCCCACCGCCACAGACGCGTTCACGAACGCCCGGACGGAAGCGTTCACCACCGGCTTCGAGCTGAAGCGATACCGAACCGAAGGCAGTTACCGGTACGAGCTCCGCAACGCCCGCACCAAGCAACTGCACCCGTTCAACCACCTAAGCGAGGTAATCAGCTTCCTCCAGCACCCGGAGCTCCCACACCGCACCGACCCCCGCACCTACGCCCTGGACCTGCCGGGCGAGGAACAATCCGCAGGCCAAGCCCGCGAGTTCGTCCACCGCAAAGCCCGAGGCATCGGTACGGCCAGCCGGCCGATCCGGCAGGTGACAGGTGAGCTCGTCGCCAACGCGCTCCGGCACAGCCGCTCCGGCCAGGCCGAGGGGTGTATCGCCCTGCGCCTCACCCTCCACCCCGAGAAGGTCCGGGTGGAGGTCACCGACGACGGCCCCGCCGCACCCGGGGACGTTCCCCAGGTTCAGCTATTCGACCCGGACCGCCAGAGCGGGCGCGGCCTGATGCTCGTCGAGGCGTTCACTCTGGGCCGGTGGGGTTTCCACCGCCGACCGGACGGGGGCACCACCGTGTGGGCGGAGGTCCCCCGATGA
- a CDS encoding UTRA domain-containing protein, with protein sequence MLQTRPSPAFGLRTYRKHPHTTDLAIHPGTQGLTVTQESAVDSVAHALDLEVGAPVIARTGVYWRANTPVQSLRTYFPTGVRRLGEPSRVTEEATVRLATPREQAELDLGALSPVMALRRIAYATTGRPVELTVCVLVPGYAAVYQLDV encoded by the coding sequence ATGCTGCAAACCCGCCCCTCCCCCGCCTTCGGGCTGCGGACTTACCGCAAACACCCGCACACCACCGACCTGGCCATCCACCCCGGCACGCAAGGACTGACCGTCACCCAGGAGTCGGCCGTCGACAGCGTCGCCCACGCCCTGGACCTTGAGGTCGGCGCGCCGGTCATCGCCAGAACCGGCGTGTACTGGCGGGCGAATACCCCGGTGCAGTCCCTGCGGACCTACTTCCCCACCGGTGTGCGGCGTTTAGGCGAGCCCTCGCGGGTGACCGAGGAGGCCACCGTGCGGTTGGCGACGCCGCGGGAGCAGGCCGAGCTCGATCTGGGGGCGCTGTCCCCGGTGATGGCGCTGCGGCGCATCGCCTACGCCACTACGGGGCGGCCGGTCGAGCTGACGGTGTGCGTGCTGGTGCCCGGCTATGCCGCTGTGTACCAGCTCGACGTGTGA
- a CDS encoding SUMF1/EgtB/PvdO family nonheme iron enzyme: MPSTHQRPGKRSRTATDTLSADARWAAPLACGLRPSAPGTASTSHFRLRTPQETRAMATDERPPILVLGTSERVGSNWVLDSLRHATIQHNEPLRQQLGRQHPLAPLTTAAATSTAVRTPVAAYWVDSFKRSKYRNGRHVIKETNLYFTAAPFLALFPDSPVVVLSRSPLGVASSFTRGALWDRWDYGSIYRRVAALAHEDDHRGWSQLVPDDDPCPPVALTRLITLNAALLAEALGDREHAHVAYEAAVLDWQTATRPLADLAEEFDSARPFPSQEAPSCDGTFATTTNKDRLVARLRPGTGDVVASETARCLGLLRSIVSPQSSETVGHWLAGADSYTMAAFNRATATTPAPPATVHRAGTEPVYVPATPPGIQWRNLLVSNAEMCVFLNRLSDAGVKTTLHGVHLVAIPMPHERGGRLHCTEQGWRVSRGYERHPAYWITWIGAAAYALWDGARLPTSNELDALTEGAHPRNAEYRVGDVTPAQESGLGPKAVHHRVGNLRVWCSDGPDDGPDWAPITRYRHGAAWNTPASRQEVTSRRSRHLLGASRGVGVRLARDTAAPDRCPLDEIADRISRWLALLGDRTRPLAELDQEAITLLS, translated from the coding sequence GTGCCTTCCACGCATCAGCGGCCGGGGAAGCGCAGCCGCACGGCCACCGACACCCTCTCTGCTGATGCCCGCTGGGCCGCACCCCTCGCGTGCGGGCTGCGGCCCAGCGCCCCCGGCACCGCCAGCACCAGCCACTTCCGCCTTCGAACACCCCAGGAGACACGAGCCATGGCGACCGACGAACGCCCTCCGATACTCGTTCTGGGAACCTCCGAACGCGTCGGGTCGAACTGGGTCCTCGACTCCCTGCGACACGCCACCATCCAGCACAACGAACCCCTTCGCCAGCAGCTCGGGAGGCAGCACCCACTCGCTCCCCTGACCACGGCCGCGGCAACGAGCACCGCCGTGCGCACTCCGGTCGCCGCATACTGGGTCGATTCCTTCAAACGGAGCAAGTACCGCAACGGCCGCCACGTCATCAAAGAGACCAACCTGTACTTCACAGCGGCACCGTTCCTCGCGCTGTTCCCGGACTCACCCGTTGTGGTGCTCTCCCGGTCCCCACTGGGGGTGGCCAGCTCCTTTACGCGCGGCGCCCTTTGGGATCGGTGGGACTACGGAAGCATCTACCGCCGTGTCGCGGCCTTGGCCCACGAGGACGACCACCGCGGCTGGTCGCAGCTCGTACCCGATGACGACCCGTGCCCGCCCGTCGCGCTTACGCGCCTGATCACGTTGAACGCGGCGCTGCTGGCCGAAGCCCTCGGCGACCGCGAGCACGCGCATGTGGCCTACGAAGCCGCGGTCCTCGACTGGCAAACCGCCACGCGCCCCTTGGCCGACCTGGCTGAGGAATTCGACTCTGCGCGTCCGTTCCCCTCGCAGGAAGCACCCTCCTGTGACGGCACGTTCGCGACGACGACGAACAAGGACCGCTTGGTCGCGCGTCTACGCCCTGGAACCGGCGACGTGGTGGCATCCGAGACGGCACGATGTCTGGGGCTACTCCGCAGCATCGTCTCGCCCCAGTCGTCCGAAACGGTTGGGCACTGGCTTGCCGGGGCCGATTCCTACACAATGGCCGCCTTCAACCGCGCCACAGCCACCACCCCGGCGCCGCCGGCCACTGTCCACAGGGCAGGAACCGAACCGGTCTATGTGCCCGCGACTCCCCCCGGCATCCAGTGGCGGAACCTGCTGGTCTCCAACGCCGAGATGTGCGTCTTTCTCAACCGGCTGAGCGATGCGGGCGTGAAGACCACCCTGCACGGGGTGCACCTCGTCGCGATCCCCATGCCGCATGAACGCGGCGGCCGACTCCACTGCACGGAGCAGGGTTGGCGGGTGAGCCGTGGATACGAACGGCATCCGGCCTACTGGATCACCTGGATCGGAGCCGCCGCCTACGCCCTCTGGGACGGGGCCCGGCTCCCGACCAGCAACGAACTGGACGCCCTCACCGAAGGCGCTCACCCCCGCAACGCCGAGTACCGGGTGGGCGACGTGACCCCCGCCCAGGAGTCCGGACTAGGGCCGAAAGCTGTACACCACCGGGTCGGCAACCTTCGGGTGTGGTGCTCCGACGGGCCGGACGACGGACCGGACTGGGCGCCCATAACGCGGTACCGGCACGGCGCCGCGTGGAACACACCCGCGTCGCGCCAGGAGGTGACGAGTCGACGTTCCCGGCACCTGCTCGGAGCTTCGCGAGGTGTCGGTGTACGGCTGGCCCGCGACACCGCTGCCCCTGACCGCTGTCCGCTGGATGAGATCGCCGACCGCATAAGCCGGTGGCTCGCCCTGTTGGGCGACCGGACGCGCCCTCTGGCGGAGCTCGACCAGGAGGCCATCACCCTCCTGTCATAG
- a CDS encoding NUDIX domain-containing protein — protein sequence MDTRVTGLLVEDGQVLLLDQDTDGPRRWSLPGGRVEEGETLGGALVREMREETGIDVEVGRLLYVCDHIVPEKGLHVIHMTFEVRRVGGALGEIAEGIDTRPIRGVEFVKTGDLPQLGFSERFAELVKNGFPGAGSYMGPKSAIGL from the coding sequence ATGGATACACGTGTGACGGGCCTCCTTGTGGAGGACGGGCAGGTATTGCTGCTGGACCAGGACACCGACGGTCCCCGCAGATGGAGCCTGCCCGGTGGCCGGGTCGAGGAGGGCGAGACACTTGGCGGCGCCCTCGTTCGCGAAATGCGAGAAGAAACCGGGATCGACGTTGAAGTCGGCCGTCTGCTTTACGTGTGCGACCACATCGTTCCGGAAAAGGGGCTTCACGTCATACACATGACTTTCGAGGTGCGAAGGGTGGGCGGGGCACTTGGTGAAATCGCCGAGGGAATCGACACCCGCCCGATTCGCGGAGTGGAATTCGTCAAGACCGGGGACCTGCCGCAACTCGGATTCAGCGAGCGGTTCGCCGAACTGGTCAAGAACGGGTTCCCCGGCGCCGGGTCCTACATGGGGCCGAAGTCGGCCATCGGACTATGA
- a CDS encoding sugar phosphate nucleotidyltransferase, with protein MIAAGGLGTRRANWSRFLPKEYFPVQGKPGIALLMEEIAELGKVRAVMVHHPYYSQFAAWATRVLNMPSDYDHVAGTAPEAQRWPGVSLELIAQSGPYGDITSVLNADDHLSHPDDLYVMYADNLYPRAQPVMHLSGMEAGTAVIARPYTRSEAAQRGVIVCDSDRMIRLVEKPDDRAARALEARYRDRRQCSGL; from the coding sequence ATGATCGCGGCTGGTGGACTGGGGACAAGGCGAGCGAACTGGTCCCGCTTCCTACCGAAGGAGTACTTCCCAGTCCAGGGAAAGCCGGGCATCGCACTCCTCATGGAGGAAATCGCGGAGTTGGGAAAGGTCCGGGCTGTCATGGTGCACCACCCCTACTACTCCCAGTTCGCAGCATGGGCGACCCGCGTACTGAACATGCCCTCCGACTACGACCACGTCGCCGGCACCGCGCCCGAGGCGCAGCGCTGGCCCGGGGTGAGCCTGGAGCTGATCGCCCAGAGCGGACCCTATGGCGACATCACGTCCGTGCTCAACGCCGATGACCACCTCAGCCACCCCGACGATCTCTACGTCATGTACGCCGACAACCTCTACCCTCGCGCACAGCCCGTGATGCACCTGAGTGGAATGGAAGCCGGGACCGCGGTGATCGCGCGCCCCTACACGCGCTCCGAGGCTGCGCAACGCGGCGTCATCGTCTGCGACAGCGACCGCATGATCCGATTGGTGGAGAAGCCGGACGACCGGGCAGCCCGCGCCCTCGAAGCCCGCTACCGGGATCGTCGGCAGTGCTCCGGCCTCTAG
- the tnpA gene encoding IS200/IS605 family transposase produces the protein MGDYADIRTGRHCAFVLHAHLVFVTKYRHPVFGDHHLSRMEEIMRDVCADFETELREFNGEANHVHLLVNFPPKVALSKLVNSLKGVSSRRLRQEFPDLVRHYWRANKLWAGSYFAGSVGGAPISVLRQYIEQQNRPV, from the coding sequence ATGGGCGACTACGCGGACATCAGGACAGGCAGACACTGCGCTTTCGTCCTGCACGCACACTTGGTTTTCGTGACGAAGTACCGGCACCCCGTGTTCGGAGACCACCACCTGAGCCGCATGGAAGAGATCATGCGGGACGTGTGCGCGGACTTCGAGACCGAACTACGCGAGTTCAACGGGGAAGCCAACCACGTGCACCTGCTGGTGAACTTTCCTCCGAAGGTCGCGCTGTCGAAGCTGGTCAACAGCTTGAAGGGCGTCAGCTCTCGTAGGTTGCGCCAGGAATTCCCTGACCTGGTGCGGCACTACTGGCGGGCGAACAAGCTGTGGGCGGGGTCGTATTTCGCCGGTTCGGTGGGCGGCGCACCTATATCGGTATTGCGCCAGTACATCGAGCAGCAGAACCGCCCGGTCTAG
- a CDS encoding RNA-guided endonuclease InsQ/TnpB family protein, translating to MQLRYQFRVYPSAPQRTKLAKAFGCARVVFNDALRARQDAYNSGAKRPTAAELSKRFITEAKKTKERNWLDDVSAVVLQQSLRDLETAYSNFFASKKGTRSGPKTGPPTFKKKTSRQAVRFTRNARFAITADGRLRLPKIGDVKVRWSRTLPSEPSSVTVIKDASGRYFCSFVVETEDKPLPELDLDETETGIDLGLSTYAVLRGRKITAPKFFRRAERKLKRAQRKLSRAQKGSKNRRKAKLALAEVHARVADQRRDFIEQHTTRIASESQAVYLEDLNVKGMGKGRRARSVRDQSLGRFARTLEAKCARYGRGFAKVDRWFPSTQLCSACGSIEGPKGLEGLKVRLWTCSCGAAHDRDENAELNIRREGRSIVAEGRPDT from the coding sequence ATGCAGCTCCGGTACCAGTTCCGCGTGTACCCGAGCGCCCCGCAGAGAACCAAGCTGGCGAAGGCGTTCGGGTGCGCTCGCGTCGTCTTCAACGACGCCCTCCGCGCCCGCCAGGACGCCTACAACAGCGGAGCCAAGCGCCCCACCGCTGCGGAACTGTCGAAGCGGTTCATCACCGAGGCGAAGAAGACCAAGGAGCGCAACTGGCTGGATGACGTCTCGGCCGTGGTGCTCCAGCAGTCCCTGAGGGACCTGGAGACGGCGTATTCCAACTTCTTCGCGTCGAAGAAGGGCACCCGCAGCGGTCCGAAGACGGGGCCGCCGACGTTCAAGAAGAAGACCAGCCGCCAAGCGGTCAGGTTCACCAGGAACGCCCGGTTCGCCATCACCGCGGACGGCAGGCTCCGCTTGCCGAAGATCGGCGACGTGAAAGTGAGATGGTCCCGCACCCTGCCGTCCGAACCGTCGTCGGTGACCGTGATCAAGGACGCCTCCGGGCGGTACTTTTGTTCGTTCGTGGTCGAGACCGAGGACAAGCCGCTCCCGGAACTCGACCTGGACGAGACCGAGACCGGTATCGATCTCGGACTGTCCACGTACGCGGTCCTGCGGGGACGCAAGATCACGGCCCCGAAGTTCTTCCGACGTGCCGAGCGCAAGCTCAAGCGGGCACAGCGCAAACTGTCCCGAGCACAGAAGGGATCGAAGAACCGGCGCAAGGCCAAGCTGGCCCTCGCCGAAGTCCATGCCCGCGTTGCTGACCAGCGGCGCGACTTCATCGAACAGCACACCACCAGGATCGCGAGCGAGAGCCAAGCCGTGTACCTGGAGGACCTGAACGTGAAGGGCATGGGCAAGGGCAGGCGCGCCAGATCCGTCCGCGATCAGTCGCTGGGAAGGTTCGCCCGCACCCTGGAAGCCAAGTGCGCGAGATACGGGCGCGGATTCGCCAAGGTCGACCGGTGGTTCCCGTCCACTCAGCTCTGTTCGGCCTGCGGGTCGATCGAAGGCCCCAAGGGACTGGAAGGGCTCAAGGTCCGGTTGTGGACGTGCTCATGCGGAGCCGCCCACGACCGGGACGAAAACGCTGAACTCAACATCCGCCGCGAAGGGCGGAGCATCGTGGCCGAGGGACGCCCGGACACGTAA
- a CDS encoding NUDIX hydrolase produces the protein MRNDHRRGAVAIITNPRGDLLPHLRDDIPAVCWSGYWSRPGRREEPRKT, from the coding sequence ATGCGAAACGATCACCGGCGCGGCGCCGTGGCCATCATCACCAACCCCCGCGGTGACCTCCTGCCCCACCTGCGCGACGACATACCTGCCGTTTGCTGGTCCGGCTACTGGTCGCGACCCGGAAGGCGGGAGGAGCCCCGGAAGACGTAG